In Lepus europaeus isolate LE1 chromosome 19, mLepTim1.pri, whole genome shotgun sequence, the genomic window CACAAGCGGACCACGGTCCTCCTACCCCCATAGGCCCAAAGCTGCAGGGCAGGACCAAGGACTCCCATTCATCCAGTTCCTCAGGGACCTCCCGGCCACCCACTGCTCCCGGGCAACAGCAATGCCAGGGATGGAggagggcaggacatgcttcctcCATGGAGAGAGGACTTCTTGGGAGACACAAATAGAAAACACCGTCTCTGAATGTGACCGGCAGGGGGCGCCCATCTCCTCCAGAGCAGCAGTGCCATGGCTGCTGGGCCCGGGAGGCACTTATCCTCACCCAGGAGCTGCAGTGACCAGACAGGAGTCCAGCAGGGAGAGGGTTCGGGCGGATTTGCTGCCTCTGGGACCTCCGGCCAGTGACACCCCAGAGCTCTGCGGACAGCGTAGGTTCGCTGGCTCCAGCAGAGGATCTGAGAGGTGGCCAGAGGCAGGCCCACATGAGCAGGGCAGGTGCACTCCCGACTCCATATTCGCAGGGCAGGAGCGGCCACACTGGGAGATCATTATCCAGGCCAGCTCAGCTGTGCGCCTAGGGTCTGAATCCGCGGCGCCCCCGTAACAGAGACACCAGGAGAGAccaggggaggggggctgggtgAGGATGGGAGGCTACTGGGAAGAAAGGGCCAGTGCCACCATCTCTGCGGGGTCCCGGTGGAAGTCCCGAGCTCCCTGTCCAAAGATCCTCCCGCTACACCCAGGGAGCTCCGCGTGCACCGGTGGAAGTCCCGAGCTCCCTGTCCAAAGATCCTCCCGCTACACCCAGGGAGCTCCGCGTGGGGATGAAATGAGACCGTGCAGCACAGGCTGTACACAAACCGCTGAACGAGGAACGTCACCATGGAGACCGTGAGCGACACCTGCCCATCAAGTCAGGAGACCCTTCATCCCACGGCAGGCTCAAgcatcccctccctcctcctcagcCGCACGGGTCTGGGGCGCGGTTGCTATAGGGTCCCAGGTCGCTGGTTCCCTGTCCCCCTCCCAACCCCAGCTGGGAGGCCCGGGCACAGGTAACTCAGGTTTATTCACAGTCACAGGCAGCCCCGACCCTGCCGTCACAGGAGGACGGAGCCCCCTCCGCGTCCCCCGGCGCCCCTGGGCCCCCTCCATCCCCCTCGCGCTCCCCCACTGCCCCCTGGGCCCCCTCCACAGCCCCCTCCTCATCCCCCGGCGCCCCCCGGGCTCCCTCCTGTTCCCCCGGCGCCCCCCGGGGCCCCTCCTGTTCCCCCGGCGCCCCCCGGGCCCCCTCCACACCCCCCTCCTCATCCCCCGGCGCCCCCCGGGCCCCCTCCACACCCCCCTCTGCATCCCCCGGCGCCCCCCAGGCCCTCTCCTCATCCAGCCCACGGCGGCCCTTGCCGATGGCCAGGCGGGGCCGGCCGCGGTTCAGGCCGTCCAGGAGCGCGCAGGCCTGGCAGAGCGCGCGGCTGGCCAGGGCCCCGCAGCGGGAGCAGGCGCCGGGGCGCGGGGGCCGCGCGGCCGGGGCCAGCGCCAGGCGCTCGGCCGAGTGCACCAGGTCCAGCACCACGGACGGCCGCGCCGCCTCCAGGCGCTTGAGCAGGTCGCGCGCGTGGCCGCGGAAGGCCTCGGGCGCGTACACGCACTCCTCGGAGAAGTAGTCGAGGCGGCGGAAGTGCGCGTACAGCACCACCTCCTTCTGCGAGGCCAGCTGCAGCGGGCGGCAGCGCGGCAGGGCACCCCCCTCGCCCCGCGAGCCCAGGCCCCCGCCGCGGGCCAGCCGCGCCGCGTCGCCGCGCAGGAAGTTCATGAGCACCGTCTCGGCCATGTCGTCCGCGTTGTGGCCTGCGGAGGGGAAGAGACGGGAGCCGGTGAGCTGGGGCGCAGAGGGAGCCACTGGTCAGGGGGGTGCAGGACCCGGACCCGGAGGGACCCCCAGAGCGCATAGCGAGGGCTGTGGAGACCGCCGGGTTCCGTGGGCGGGTGGGGGCCACCACTACCTCCCCTGGCCCAACCTGGGGGTGCCTTCGTTTGCCACCCACTACGTTGTTGCCAGGCCCCCTGGCTGATGCCCTTCATCTAATGGAGACACCCAAGGGACACCGGCTAGGCAGGTTAGGGTGTGACTGTGCACAGCAGACTCTATAGAAAAGTGAAATCCGCCTGTACACTGCGGCTGGCCACCTTGCGGTTGGGCTTACAGAGTTAAAGCACTGGTCTTAGGGCTTCCCAAGCTGGCCCTCCACCCAGGGCTTTGCCTGAAGGGGCCCCTCTAAACACATCCCCTCCGCCCTTGGCCATCCTTCCCGTCACCCTCTGAGCCTTCGGGCCTCCTGGTCACCCGGGAGAGCCTTCCTTACTCCTCGCCTTTCTCCACGTGACGAGCGGAGAGTCTGGGTTATTTTCCTTGACAGCACTTATCAGGTTATAATCATGTATGTGGGAGTCGGGCAGGAGCCATGATCGGCCACCATTTGTGTGTCTGTTTATTAACCTCTAAGCTGAGCGTTTTACTCATGACTTGTATAATTCCCACCCGATCTAGGCTCCAGATGGTATTAACATCCCATTTTACAAAAACTGGAAACCAACACTGGCTAATGCATAACAAACTTGGTATGTGGTATACAGTAAATGCTCAATAATTGCTTGTTAAAGTCATGATTGAAAGGGAATAAGAGAGTCATCAGGGAGAAGTCAACGGAAAAATAAGTTAACAGACACTGTGCTTTGCCGACACACAGCTTCTGATGGAGTCCCCCACTTCTCTTCTCTCACTTCTCTTTATGAAAGGGACACGgagaatgtaatttaaaaataataataagggaccggcactgtggcatagcaagtaaagccaccgcctgcagtgccagcatcctatatgggcaccagttcgagacccggctactcctcttccaatccagctctctgctatggcctggaaaagcagtggaagatggcccaagtccttgggcccctgcacccacgtgggagacctggaagaagctcctggctcctggcctcgaatcagcgcagctctggccgctgtgaccaattagggagtgaaccagcggatggaagacctctctcgacctctctctctctctctctctctctgtctctgcttgtctgtaactccacctttcaaatagataaatcttttaaaaataaattttaaaaatagaataacggTTCGAGCCCCTAGGGAGTAGCCCCCTGACCCTCCCCCTTGGCCGGGTGTCCTAAGATGACCACGACTCAAAGCTTGTAACTGGCCCCACTGCGCTCTCCAGACACACGCCCAAGACCTCGCCCATGAACCCTCAGAGGGCACAGTCCAAGGTGGAGCATGCGCAGATCCCCGACTCCCACCCGGCTCCGCCCCTCGCGCCCAGACCGAGGTCTCCTTTCCACGTCCCGGGCATGCGCCCTGCACCCCCTCTCAGGGCCCGCCCCGCCTGCGCATGCGCTCACCCGTCACGATGTGCGTGGCTCCCACGCGGCGCGCGCCCTCCTCCAGCGCTCGGCGCCGCAGCACCCCGCAGAAGGTGCAGCAGGAGCGGCTGCGGCCCGAGCCGGCCGTGCTGCGGGCCACGGCGTCCATGGTCCAGCCGCCGAAGAGGTCCGCGTAGGCCACGACGGTGAGCGGCAGCTCCCAGCGCGCCGCCTGGCGCCGCACGGCCGCCAGCGCCGCGTCCCGGTAGCCGCCGATGCCCTCGTCCACGGCCACCAGGTGCAGCGCGAGGCCCAGGCGCGGCGCGAGGGCGCGCAGCACGTGCGCCAGCACGGTGGAGTCCTTGCCCCCGGAGGCGCCCACGGCCACCACGGCGCCCGGCGGCAGCAGGCGGCCCGCGAGCACCGTGCGCAGCACCTCGGCCTCGAAGGCGGCGCAGAAGCAGGCGCCGCACAGCGCCTGCCCGGAGCGCGGGCGTCGGAGCGCGGCGCGGGCCTTGCCGCAGGAGGCGCACGGCGGGGCGGGCATCGCGCGAGGCGGCGGCCTGTGCTGGGCGGAGAGGGGAGAGGCGGGTCACGCGTGGGTTCTGCGGAGCGGCCCTGCGCGCGCGAGGCCAGGGACGGGGTGTGCGGGCCAAGGGGCTTCTGCGGGGCGAGGAACCCGGAGGGGGACCCACGGGGTCTAGCACGAGCAAGCCACCGCCTCCGGGGAGACTGCGGGGGTTACACTCGCTATGCACCGAGGAGAAGCCTGAAGAGCAGGtatcagaggaggaggaggagagacgaGCAGGTTACATCCGGAGAGAGGCCGTGTCCTGTGCCCGGGGatgagggggcagcaggtgcacggccTCCAGGGAGACAAGGTGCCTGGCATTGGCCTGGGCCGCCCGGGCTGTTCAggagcttgggggtgggggggctgcgtCGCCAACtctggagacagagggaggccgGGGGACTGCGGGCCGTGGCCGGCGACGGTGAGCAAATGAAAGGCTTCGCTTCGAGGGTGGGCTACCGTCCAGGGGTGGGTCTGAATGCAGCCTCTGAGCAGGGGGAACGCCTCctccagggagacacagaggcagcCTGGATTGCACCCCTGCAGAGACCAGCTGGTGGGCGTGGGGGGCTCCAGGATTGGCCTCAGTCCTGCTGTGGTATCAGAGCCTCCCGTGGCCTCATCCAGACCCATTCTCGACGGCTATgtcttcccctcttccctgccTCACCCTGCCTCGCCCAGTCAAGACTCCAACCCTCCAGTCGCTCCCTCCTTGGTCCTGCCCGCCTGGTGCCCCCACGGCAAAGCCACTAGACTGGGTTTCCTCCTCTTCGCGCCCTCATTTCAAGCCCAGACGGCTGCTATTCGCAGCAGGTGCCGCTGCTCCTAGGACTGACCACAGTAGTCGTGTTAGGACTCTTATCTACGGGGGCAAGGACCCGGATCAGAGGCCATACGGGCATCTCAGACTCCAAAGCCCTGCATCCTGTAGCCAAACAGCCTTCCCCTGCAGTAGGGCGCCACACTTCCAGGAACTCAGGCCAGGGACTCTGGGTCCAGGAGTCTGAACGGCTCTCGCTCTCATCACTCGTCACTCTCCCGCTGGGTGGCTCCAAGCTGTAGCCAGCCCGCCCTGTCCTCCCAAAGCCACACCAGGACTTCCAAACCCCGGATGCCCAAACAGAACACAGATTACGTCCTGAAGCTAACTGTCTCTGTGGTTGGCACCCGAGCTGTCCATCTCTCCCCGCCCCGGATTCTTGCAGGAGGCTCCCCACCGGTCTCTCTGCCCTCCACCTCCCCTAGTCTACACACACTCCACAAAAAAGCCGGTGGGATCCTGCCCAGTATGTGCTCAACATCCTCCCGTGGTCAACGCTAACCGCCAGTGAAGCCAGTCTCTTTCAACCACACTGGTCTCTACCTGCCAACACCCAAAGAACCCTCCGGCTTCTGGGGGCTCGTGTCGGCTCCTCTCTGTCCAGAGGGGAGTCAGAGTCTCACACGAGAtgtggctgggggagggcagAGCGGATGAGATACAGAGACCTGGGTACAACGCGGAGCTGGCAGCTTGAGCCCTTGGAGAGAGAGTGGGGCCAGTGTGTGGGGAGGAGGTGCAGATAGGGGAGAGGGTGGGCTTGGTGAGCCAGAGAATCTGGGATCTCCTCCAGACTTGGAAATGTGGAGGTCCCTGGCTCTGGGGAGTGTTTCCCGACCCCTAGGCTGGGGTCTGGCGCCTCCCCCAGCTAACTGAGCGGCCTCTGCCAGCCCTGAGCAACCACGCCAGAGGAGGGTGCGCTGGCGCCACATCCAGGCTGGAGGGCGAGAGCGCGGAAGAGTCAGGCCGGGCCGCGGAGTGCAAAGCTGCGTGGGGCACTCCGGCCCGGACAGTCACTGGGCGAACAGGGAGAGAGGACCATCTTTCCAGGGGTCCCCACCAGAAGGCATACGAGAGAcgtggacaccccccccccaactcttacAAAGGTCCAGGGTTGGCCCGCGGTGGGAGGAGGGGGGCGCTTGCTTACCTGGGCAGAACCGGCGCTGGAAAGTGCAGGCTACCGGAAAACGTGGAAGCTGGTGAGAGGACTACGACTCCCAGGGGGCTTTGCGCATGCTCGCCTACAACTCCCAGGTGCCCGTGGGGGCGGCTCGACTCGAAGCAATTACTGCGTCCGACTAGCCGGGCCTACAATTCCCAGCGGCCCTCGCGCGCGGCTCCCGGCGTACCCTGGGAGGATGCGGCCGGTTTCCCATCTGCGCCTGCGTGCGAGTGCGTTGGGCTTCCGGTCCCTCCCAAAGGTGGAGCGGGTGGCCTCAGGTTGTCTGCTGTCGTGGGAGTAACAGAAGCGTTTGCTGGGGATGAGGCGAGACCCGGGCTGTGCTGAGCGGATGCCGTCGCGAGGGGGTGCAGAGGGGGCTTCTGCCCGCGCGCCGTGCCGGCGTGGGAGTGGGCGTGGGCGCGGGCCCGGACGGAGGGGCGCAGGACGGCGGCCCCCGTGCCCGCGCGGAGCTGGTGGCCGGGGGGACGGTTTGCGGCGAACAGTTACGCCCCGTGCCAGGTGCGGCGGAAGACGGAGGTCGGGATGAAGAGCAGGTGAGACCGGGCCCTggaccccagaccccagccccagacCCGGTGCCGACCTCCAGCTCTGGACCCCGGACCCCCTGCCCTGGACCCCCTGCCGACGCCCAGCCCCGGACCCCCTGCCGACCCCCAGCCCCGGaccccctgctgaccccagccccggaccccctgctgaccccagccccggACCCCCTGCCGACCCCCAGCCCCGGACCCCCTGCCGACCCCAGCCCCGGACCACCTGTCGGACCTCTGCCGACCCCAGCCCCGGACCCCTGCCATCCCCAGCCCCGGACCCCCTGCCGATCCCCAGCGCTGGACCCTTGCCATCCCCAGCCCCGGACCTCTGCCGACCCCCAGCCCTGGACCCTTGCCGACCACAGCCCCGGACCCCCAGCCCTGGACCCCCTGTCGACCCCCAGCCGACCCCAGCCCTGGACCCCCTGCCGACCCCCAGCCCC contains:
- the LOC133747566 gene encoding cytoplasmic tRNA 2-thiolation protein 1-like gives rise to the protein MPAPPCASCGKARAALRRPRSGQALCGACFCAAFEAEVLRTVLAGRLLPPGAVVAVGASGGKDSTVLAHVLRALAPRLGLALHLVAVDEGIGGYRDAALAAVRRQAARWELPLTVVAYADLFGGWTMDAVARSTAGSGRSRSCCTFCGVLRRRALEEGARRVGATHIVTGHNADDMAETVLMNFLRGDAARLARGGGLGSRGEGGALPRCRPLQLASQKEVVLYAHFRRLDYFSEECVYAPEAFRGHARDLLKRLEAARPSVVLDLVHSAERLALAPAARPPRPGACSRCGALASRALCQACALLDGLNRGRPRLAIGKGRRGLDEERAWGAPGDAEGGVEGARGAPGDEEGGVEGARGAPGEQEGPRGAPGEQEGARGAPGDEEGAVEGAQGAVGEREGDGGGPGAPGDAEGAPSSCDGRVGAACDCE